One Chloroflexota bacterium genomic window carries:
- a CDS encoding thioredoxin family protein, whose product MDVLSRTLITLAICFAGLAAFLLLSRVTLLRARNKTLGLEAARPGLPTILYFTTPTCVPCRTVQGPAIESVAKAHGGDMQVIKIDAQERPEVADHWGVLSVPTTFILDRGGQPRFLNAGVTRAEKLERQLTEAGL is encoded by the coding sequence ATGGACGTTCTTTCTCGTACTCTCATCACCCTGGCAATATGTTTCGCCGGTTTGGCCGCCTTCCTGCTCCTGTCGCGGGTGACTCTGCTTCGGGCCAGGAACAAAACCCTGGGTCTGGAGGCGGCCCGCCCCGGCCTGCCCACGATCCTATACTTCACCACGCCGACGTGTGTGCCGTGCCGCACTGTTCAAGGCCCGGCGATTGAGTCGGTGGCAAAGGCGCACGGCGGCGACATGCAGGTGATTAAAATTGATGCTCAGGAGCGTCCCGAAGTGGCTGACCACTGGGGCGTGTTGAGCGTGCCCACCACCTTCATTCTCGACCGGGGCGGCCAACCGCGCTTCCTGAACGCGGGCGTGACCCGGGCCGAAAAGCTGGAGCGACAACTAACTGAGGCCGGGCTTTGA
- a CDS encoding sulfurtransferase — protein MSNYARPEALVDTQWVAEHLKDPKVRIVESDEDILLYDQGHIPGAVMIDWVADLNDKVRRDYLGREGFEKLCAGKGIGNDTTVVFYGDKNNWWACYAFWVFQLFGHPNAKILNGGRKKWIDEGRELSKEMPAYPAASYHAQERADYKIRAYRDQVLAHVNEKRPLVDVRSPKEFTGELLHMEAYPQEGALRGGHIPGAKSIPWAKAVNEDATFKSAEDLKQLYEVENGLKPDQNIIAYCRIGERSSHTWFVLTYLLGYPTVRNYDGSWTEWGNLVGAPIEKP, from the coding sequence ATGAGCAACTATGCCCGACCCGAAGCACTGGTGGACACCCAATGGGTGGCCGAACATTTGAAGGACCCGAAGGTGCGGATCGTCGAGTCCGACGAGGATATTCTGTTGTATGACCAGGGCCACATCCCCGGCGCAGTGATGATTGACTGGGTGGCCGACCTGAACGACAAAGTGCGGCGCGACTACCTGGGCCGCGAAGGCTTTGAAAAGTTGTGCGCCGGCAAAGGCATTGGCAACGACACCACCGTCGTCTTCTACGGCGACAAGAACAACTGGTGGGCCTGCTACGCCTTCTGGGTGTTCCAACTCTTCGGCCACCCCAACGCCAAGATTCTCAACGGCGGACGCAAAAAGTGGATTGACGAGGGCCGCGAACTGAGCAAGGAAATGCCGGCCTACCCGGCGGCCAGCTATCACGCTCAGGAACGCGCCGACTACAAGATTCGGGCTTATCGCGACCAGGTGCTGGCCCACGTCAACGAGAAGCGCCCACTGGTGGACGTGCGCTCACCCAAAGAGTTCACCGGCGAACTTTTGCACATGGAAGCCTACCCACAGGAAGGCGCTCTGCGCGGCGGCCATATTCCCGGCGCCAAGAGCATCCCCTGGGCCAAAGCCGTCAACGAAGACGCCACCTTCAAGTCGGCGGAAGACCTGAAGCAGTTGTACGAAGTCGAGAACGGCCTCAAGCCAGATCAGAACATCATCGCCTATTGCCGCATCGGCGAACGTTCGTCGCACACCTGGTTCGTGCTCACCTACCTGCTCGGCTATCCGACCGTCCGCAACTACGATGGCTCGTGGACGGAGTGGGGCAACCTCGTCGGGGCGCCGATTGAAAAACCGTGA
- the pdhA gene encoding pyruvate dehydrogenase (acetyl-transferring) E1 component subunit alpha, whose translation MEKSDYLRLYKQMVLIRRIEEKCAELYQQGKIGGFLHLYIGQEAVGVGAVAAMKQQDHIITAYRDHGIALAVGMEAGVVMAELLGKATGSSGGKGGSMHLADVSKHFWGGHAIVGAHLPLATGLALSFQYQHNDSVIICMMGDGATNIGYFHESLNLSKVWKLPIVWMVENNQYGMGTAVERASAVGEIRQKALGYDMANARVDGMDLLAMKEATAAALEHARSGKGPFLLEAMTYRFRGHSMGDPERYRKPDEIKKWQEDDPIGQYHDHLTKKKIATAKELDAMEAQVEEETAAAVRFAEESPNPAPEALWENIYA comes from the coding sequence ATGGAGAAATCCGATTATCTGCGGCTTTACAAGCAAATGGTGCTGATTCGCCGCATTGAGGAGAAGTGCGCCGAGCTTTACCAGCAGGGCAAGATCGGCGGCTTTTTGCATTTGTACATCGGGCAGGAAGCGGTGGGCGTGGGCGCGGTGGCGGCCATGAAGCAACAGGATCACATCATCACCGCCTATCGCGATCATGGCATTGCGCTGGCGGTTGGCATGGAGGCCGGGGTGGTGATGGCCGAACTGCTGGGCAAAGCCACCGGCAGTTCGGGCGGCAAGGGCGGCTCGATGCACCTGGCCGACGTGAGCAAACATTTCTGGGGCGGCCATGCCATTGTGGGCGCGCATTTGCCGCTGGCAACCGGCCTGGCCCTTTCATTTCAATACCAGCACAACGACTCGGTCATCATTTGCATGATGGGCGACGGGGCGACCAACATCGGTTACTTCCACGAGTCGCTCAACCTGTCCAAAGTGTGGAAACTGCCCATCGTGTGGATGGTGGAGAACAATCAGTATGGCATGGGTACGGCGGTCGAGCGCGCTTCGGCGGTGGGCGAAATTAGGCAGAAGGCTTTGGGTTACGACATGGCCAACGCCCGCGTGGATGGCATGGATTTGCTGGCGATGAAGGAAGCCACCGCCGCCGCGCTGGAACACGCCCGCTCTGGCAAAGGCCCCTTCCTCCTCGAAGCCATGACTTACCGGTTTCGCGGCCACTCGATGGGCGACCCCGAACGCTACCGCAAACCGGACGAGATCAAGAAGTGGCAGGAAGATGATCCCATCGGCCAATACCACGATCATCTGACCAAGAAAAAAATCGCCACCGCGAAAGAACTGGACGCGATGGAGGCGCAGGTGGAAGAAGAAACCGCCGCCGCCGTGCGCTTTGCCGAAGAAAGCCCGAACCCTGCGCCCGAGGCGCTGTGGGAAAATATTTACGCTTAA
- the moeB gene encoding molybdopterin-synthase adenylyltransferase MoeB produces the protein MSIALEHIDPNSVELSHEEIKRYSRHLIMPEVGLSGQKKLKAASVLLVGTGGLGSPLAMYLAAAGVGRIGLVDYDVVDASNLQRQVVHGTSTIGKLKVESARDRILDINPDIRVDVYNELFTSATAMRIARPYDIIIDGTDNFPTRYLVNDVCVLLGKPNVYGSIFRFEGQASVFWAEHGPCYRCLFPEPPPPGLVPSCAEGGVFGVLPGTVGTIQATEAIKLIIGAGDSLVGRLLLYDALAMTFDTVKLRKNPNCLVCSDHPTVTELIDYEQFCGMPMNDHQGDVGSGEGWDITVKELRQKMEASGGVKNFRLIDVREPHEWEIAHIEGAELIPLGSLAAHMNELDSAQEIVLQCKTGGRSGKALELLRGAGFRKLKNLKGGILAWAREVDPEVPMY, from the coding sequence ATGAGCATCGCGCTCGAACACATTGACCCCAACTCGGTTGAGTTGAGTCACGAAGAAATCAAACGCTACTCGCGCCACCTGATCATGCCCGAAGTGGGCTTGAGCGGGCAGAAGAAACTTAAGGCCGCTTCGGTATTGCTGGTTGGCACCGGCGGTCTGGGGTCGCCGCTGGCGATGTATCTGGCCGCCGCCGGTGTGGGCCGCATCGGCCTGGTGGATTACGACGTGGTGGACGCCAGCAACTTGCAGAGACAAGTCGTGCATGGCACGTCTACCATCGGGAAGTTGAAAGTGGAGTCGGCCCGCGACCGGATACTGGACATCAACCCCGACATTCGGGTGGATGTCTACAACGAGCTATTCACCTCGGCCACGGCGATGAGAATCGCCAGGCCCTACGACATCATCATTGACGGCACGGACAACTTCCCCACACGCTATCTGGTCAATGATGTGTGCGTCTTGTTGGGCAAGCCAAACGTTTACGGCTCGATCTTCCGCTTTGAAGGACAGGCCTCGGTCTTCTGGGCCGAGCACGGGCCGTGCTACCGTTGTCTGTTCCCAGAGCCGCCGCCACCCGGCCTCGTCCCCTCGTGTGCCGAAGGCGGCGTGTTCGGCGTCCTGCCCGGCACGGTCGGCACCATCCAGGCTACTGAAGCCATCAAGCTCATCATCGGCGCGGGCGACTCGCTCGTGGGTCGGCTCCTGCTGTACGATGCGCTGGCGATGACGTTCGACACGGTGAAATTGCGCAAGAACCCCAACTGCCTGGTTTGTTCTGATCATCCGACCGTCACCGAATTGATTGACTACGAGCAGTTCTGTGGCATGCCGATGAACGACCATCAGGGCGACGTTGGCTCCGGCGAAGGCTGGGACATCACCGTGAAGGAGTTGCGGCAGAAGATGGAAGCCAGCGGCGGGGTGAAAAACTTCCGGCTGATTGACGTGCGCGAGCCGCACGAGTGGGAGATCGCCCACATCGAAGGCGCAGAGTTGATCCCGCTCGGCTCGCTGGCCGCCCACATGAACGAGCTGGACTCGGCCCAGGAGATCGTTCTGCAATGCAAGACCGGCGGGCGTTCAGGCAAGGCCCTTGAACTTCTGCGCGGCGCGGGCTTTCGCAAGCTCAAGAACCTCAAGGGTGGCATCCTGGCCTGGGCGCGGGAGGTTGACCCGGAAGTGCCGATGTATTGA